The genomic window CGTGGAATTACGCCGACGCGAGCCCCGAGCCGGCGCTCGAGTCGCTCACAGAAGATGTGTACGTCAATGGTGAGTTGTAGACGATGCCGGTGATCACGTATCGGGACGCGCTCAACCAGGCGCTCCGCGAAGAGATGCAGCGCGACGACCGCGTCTTCATCATGGGTGAAGAGGTGGGCGTGTACCAGGGCGCGTACAAGGTGTCCAAGGGCATGCTGCAGGAATTCGGTGAAATGCGCGTGGTGGACACGCCGATCACCGAGCTGGGATTCGCGGGTGTGGGCGTCGGCGCCGCCATGGTGGGCCTGCGGCCGATCATCGAGTTCATGACCTGGAACTTCGCGCTGCTCGCTCTGGATCAGGTGGTGAACTCCGCCGCCAAGATGCTGTACATGTCGGGCGGGCAATACAGCATCCCGATCGTGTTCCGCGGGCCTAACGGAGCGGCGCTGCAGTTGTCGGCGCAGCACTCGCAGGCGTGGGAATCGTGGCTCGCGCACATCCCGGGTCTCAAAGTCGTCGCGCCGGGCACGCCCTACGACGCCAAGGGCCTGCTCAAGAGCGCCGTGCGCGACGACAATCCGGTGATCGTGCTCGAGGGCGAGATGCTCTACAACACCAAGGGCGAGGTGCCGGCGGAGGAATACGTCATTCCGATCGGGAAGGCCGCGCTCAAGCGCGAGGGCGATCACTGCTCGATCATCACGCACGGGAAAATGATTCTCGTCGCGCTGCAGGCCGCCGATCAGCTGACCAAGGAAGGCATTCGCGTCGACGTGCTCGATCTGCTGAGCCTTCGGCCGATGGATGTCGAAGCGATTGCGGCCACGGTCAAGAAAACCAATCGCGCCGTGGTGCTCGAAGAAGGCTGGGAGCTCGCCGGAATCGGCGCGCAGGTCGTCGATTACATTCAGCGCGAATGCTTCGACGATCTGGATGCGCCGGTGGTTCGCGTGCACCAGGCGGATGTGCCGATGCCGTATGCGAAGAACCTGGAGCGCGCGGCCAAGCCCGATTTGCCCAAGACAATCGCGGCCGTGAAACGGGTGATGTACCTCGAGCAGTAGCGGGGCGGCGACTCAAGCGCAGGGTGTGACATGGCAACAAAGGTAGTGATGGAAGCGCTCTCGCCCACGATGGAAGAAGGGCGCTTGGTGAAATGGGTGAAGAACGAGGGCGACACCGTCGCCAAGGGCGAGGTGTTGGCCGAAATCGAGACCGACAAAGCGGTGATGGAGCTGGTCGCGCGCGGCGAGGGCGTGCTGCGCAAGCGCCTGCTCGCCGAAGGTGAGACTGCTCCCGTTGGGCAGTTGGTGGGCGTGATTGCGACCGCCGACGAAGACATCGGATCGATCGTGGCCAGTGCGCCGGCCGCTGCTCCTGCATCGAGCGGCGCGGCCGCGCCATCGGCGGCCGAGTCACAAGCACCGGCCGCGAGGCAGGAAGCGCCGGCCGCCCCCGCGGTCGCCCGTCCGGCCGCGCCGTCCCCGACGCCGACAGCGTTAGGCACGCCCGGTCCCGACGTATCGGCGCCGCGCCCGCCGGAGGCGCCCCCGATCGCGCCGCCGGCCGTGCCGGAGGAGAACGGCGGCCGCCCGCGATCGTCGCCGCTCGCCCGCCGTCTCGCGTCCGACCGCGGCCTGGATCTGGGCCAGGTGCGGGGCAGCGGCCCCGGCGGACGCATCATCAAGCGCGACATCGAAGCGGCGATGGCCGCCGGTCCGGCGGCGGCGCCGTCGTCGACCCCACGTCGCGCGGCGGCAGGTGACTACGAGGATGTGCCGCTGACCCAGATCCGCAAGACCATCGCCCGCCGCCTAACGGAATCGATCGGGCCGATCCCGACGTTCTATCTCACGATGGAAGCCGATCTCACGCGCACGGCCGAGCTCCGCGAAGCGATGCTCGACGGCGGCGACGAGTTCAAGGTCTCGTTCAACGACATCATCGTCAAGGCGATCGCCACCGCGCTGGCGCGGCATCCCGAGGTGAACGCCCACTGGTTAGGCGACCGGGTCCGCCAGTTCAACCGCGTCCACCTCGGCATGGCCGTCGCGATCCCGGACGGACTCATCACCCCGGTGCTGTTCGACGCCGACCGGAAAGGACTCGGCGAACTCTCGCACGAAGCGCGCGAGCTCGCCGCGAAAGCACGCGACCGCAAGCTCACACCCGAGCAGTACACCGGCTCGACCTTCTCGGTCTCCAACCTCGGCATGTTCGGCATCGACCAATTCACGGCGATCATCAATCCGCCCGAAGCGGGCATCATCGCCGTCGGCGCGGTGGAGGACAAAGTCGTATCGCTCGCGGGGCAGATCGTGGTGCGCAAACGCGCGCGCTTCACGATGAGCTGCGACCATCGCGTTATCGACGGCGCGACCGGCGCGCGCTTCCTGCAGGACGTGCGGCGCATGCTCGAAAATTCATTGATGCTCGTGTACTAGACCGGCCGTCTATTTTTCGGGGTCGTCGGGATTTTCGGGAAACGTAGCTGGAAAAAAAATCGACTCAGGCCGGACGGGCAAAGTGCTACGCTCATGACGACGCGGACAAAGCAGGACACAACGGACAAAGCACCGATAAAAATCAGCTCACTCAGGAAAAGAGAAGACCGGCGCTTGTGATCCTTGACCCTGTGTTGGGGAATCCCGCACCGCCGCGCTTTCCGGAAATTCCCGAAGAACCACTTATCGCGCAACCTCGACCCTCGACCACACATGGCTTCGTACGACGTGATTTTCATCGGCGGCGGTCCCGCCGGATATGTGGGCGCAATCCGATGCGCCCAACTCGGCATGTCCACCGCGGTCGTCGAACGCGAGGGCTTGGGCGGCACGTGCGTGCTCTGGGGATGCATTCCCGCGAAAGCACTGCTCGAGAGCGCGGCGCTCGCCATGCACGTGCAACACGGCGAGTCGTTTGGCGTGAGTGCAGGCAGCGTGAAGCTCGACTACGGCGTCGCCATGAAACGGTCGCGCGCGGTGAGCCAGCAAAACTCCAAGGGCGTCGAGTTCCTGTTCAAGAAGCACAAGATCACCTGGATCAAAGGCACGGGGCGCATTGCGGGCAAGAAGAGCGTCGCCGTGAAAAACGCGGACGGGAAAGAAGAGTCGCACGAAGCGAAGAAGGCCATCGTGATTTCCACTGGCTCGCGCGTGCGCGGCCTGCCGCAGGCCGGGCTCGAGCTCAACAAGACCACGGTGCTCTCATCCGATGAAGTGCTCGTGCTCGAGCGCGCGCCGAAAACCCTCGCGGTCATCGGGGCCGGCGCGGTGGGCTGCGAGTTTGCCGACGTGTTCTCGGCGTTCGGCACGCAGGTGACGCTGATCGAAGTGCTGCCGACGCTCCTGCCGCTTGAAGACGGCGAGGTGTCAGCCGAGCTGGTTCGCAGTTTCAAGAAGCGCAAGATCGACGTCGTCACGGGCGCGAAGATCGGCTCGGCCAAAGTGGCCAAGGATTCGGTGGCGCTCACCATCGACGTCAAGGGCGAGAGCAAGTCGTTGACGGTGGAGAAAGTGCTGGTGGCCGCCGGTCGCGCGCCTAACGTTGAAAACATTGGCCTCAAGGAGGCCGGCGTGCAGCTCACCGAGCGCGGCTTCATCAAGATCGACGGCAAGATGGCGACGAGCGCCGAGGGCATCTATGCCATCGGCGACGTCGCGGGTCCGCCGATGCTCGCGCACAAGGGATCGCGCGAAGGCATCGTGTTCGCCGAGACGCTGGCCGGACTGCCGCACGTGCAGCCGGTGCCGTACGGCAACGTGCCTAACGCAACCTATTGCCACCCCGAGGTCGCATCGGTGGGCTCCACCGAGCAGCAGCTCAAGGACAAGAACATCGCCTACAAGGTGGGCAAATTCCCCTTCTCGGCGAACGGCCGCGCGCGCACGGCGGGCGAGACGGAGGGCTTCGTGAAGATTCTCGCCGACCCCAAGTACGGCGAGATTCTCGGCGCGCACATCATCGGCGCGCACGCCACGGAGCTGATCCACGAGCTGGTGGTCGCGCGTGAAAACGAGCTGACGATCGAGGAAGTGGATCTGGCCATCCACGCGCACCCGACGCTCTCCGAGGCGATCGCCGAAGCGACGCTGGATGCCATGGGCCGCGTGATCCACGCCTGACGTCAGGCAGCCGCATGCCGCGACTCGACGTCGTCCATCTCGGGCTTCGCTCGTACGGCGAGATCCTGGAGCTGCAGCGCGCCGTGGCGCGCGCGCGCATCGCGGGCGACGTCGATCAGGATGTCCTGCTGCTCGTCGAACACCCGCCCGTCGTCACGTTAGGCCGAACCGCCAGAGCGGCCAATCTCGTGGCCACGCCCGAGCTCCTCGCCGCGCGCGGCGTGGAGCGGTTCGACGTCGAGCGCGGCGGCGACGTCACGTTCCACGGACCCGGCCAGCTCGTCGGCTATCCGATCATCGATCTTGCGACGCACAAGAAGGATCTCCACTGGTATCTGCGGCAGCTCGAGGCCGCGCTCATCGCCACCCTCGCGCCGTGGCACATTCCCGCCGAGCGCAACATCGGCCTGACTGGAGTGTGGACGGCCGGCCGCAAGATCGCGTCGATCGGCGTGCACGCCCGCGAGTGGGTCACCTGGCACGGCTTCGCGCTCAACGTGGCGGTCGACCTGTCGTACTTCGATCTCATGGTGCCGTGCGGCATCAGCGGCGTCGTCATGACCTCCATGGAGCGCGAAACCGGCGCCCGCATTCCGTTAGGCGATGTCGCCGCCGCCGCCGCCGCCGCCCTCGGCGACGTGTTCAGCCTCGAGGTCTACGAGCGGTCGGAACAGGAGCTAACAGGCGGACAAAGCGCGGCCATAAAGGCGGACAAAGCGCGGCCATAAAGGCGGACGAAGCGCGGACATGAAGGCGGAGAACACGCAGATAATCCGGCTGTGTCCGTCCTGTCCGCCTTATATTATTGGCGCATGCCCGGTCTCTTGCCCGTCGTCGACGCGATTCCTCACGATCGCAATCGCGTGCCGCCGCGACAGGCTGTCACCAGGAAATGGCCGGTTCTGCACTACGGCGACGTCCCGCGCGTCGACCTCGCGACGTGGCGTTTCGAAGTCTCGGGTCTGGTCGAACACCCGTACACGCTCACCTACGACGAGTTGCTCGCCCTACCCCACCAGGACACCGTGTGCGACATCCATTGCGTCACGCGATGGAGCCGCCTCGACAATCATTTCGAGGGCATACCCGTACAGGATGTGCTGCGACGCGCGCAGCCCAAGCCCGCGGCGACACACGTCCTCGTCCACGCGGAACAGGGCTACACCACGAACCTGCCGCTGTCGGACCTCGACCGACCGGAAAACCTGCTTGCGTTCCGGCACGATGGCGTCGAGCTGACGCCGGAACACGGCTGGCCTCTTCGCTTGCTCGTGCCACACCTGTATTTCTGGAAGAGCGCGAAGTGGGTACGCGGTTTCGAGCTGCTCGACTTCGACATGCCCGGCTTCTGGGAACAGAACGGCTATCACATGCGCGGCGACCCGTGGCGCGAGGAACGCTACGGCGGCGTGCATGTGGACCAGGTTGCAATCAATCGGTACAGGAACAGCTCCAAGAAATAAGTATTGAACGGACCCTGCGACTCTTCCACCCGGCGCCGTTCGTGTCTCTCGAGTCCCACACACAATCGCTGAACGCCGCACAGCTGGCTGCCGCCCAACATGGCGACGGCCCGCTCCTGATCATCGCCGGCGCCGGCACCGGCAAGACGCGCACGCTCGTCCATCGCGTCGCGCACCTCGTCGCCACCGGCGTCCGGCCGCACCGCATTCTCCTGCTCACGTTCACGCGACGCGCTGCTCAGGAAATGCTCGAGCGCGCCGAGCGACTGGTGGGAGGAACGAAGGGACGCGTGCACGGCGGTACCTTCCACGCTACCGCCCACCGCCTGCTCCGCGCCTACGGCGAGGCCGCCGGCATCGCCAAGGATTTCACCATTCTCGATCAGGGCGACGCCGTCGACCTCATGGGCATCGCCCGGGCCCGGTTGGGCTTCGGCCAGCGCGCGTCCCGCTTCCCGAAAAAGGAAACGCTGCACCACGTGTACTCGCGCCACATCAACACCGATATCCCGGTGGATGATGTGCTGCGCGACGAGTTCCCGCAGTTCGCCGACGACGCGCCCGAAGTGCGCCGCGTATTCGCCGACTACATCGCGCGCAAGGAAGAGCGCAATCTCGTCGACTACGACGACCTGCTCCTCTTCTGGGCCGGCATGCTCGAAGGCTCCGCCGAGCTCGCGACGCGCATCGCCGGACTCTACGACCACGTGCTGGTGGACGAATACCAGGACACCAACCTGCTCCAGGCGCGCATTCTCCGCGGCATGTGCCGCACGCATCGCAACATCACCGTCGTCGGCGACGACGCGCAAAGCATTTACGCATTCCGCGGTGCAAATATCCGCAACATCCTTGACTTC from Gemmatimonadaceae bacterium includes these protein-coding regions:
- a CDS encoding pyruvate dehydrogenase complex E1 component subunit beta translates to MPVITYRDALNQALREEMQRDDRVFIMGEEVGVYQGAYKVSKGMLQEFGEMRVVDTPITELGFAGVGVGAAMVGLRPIIEFMTWNFALLALDQVVNSAAKMLYMSGGQYSIPIVFRGPNGAALQLSAQHSQAWESWLAHIPGLKVVAPGTPYDAKGLLKSAVRDDNPVIVLEGEMLYNTKGEVPAEEYVIPIGKAALKREGDHCSIITHGKMILVALQAADQLTKEGIRVDVLDLLSLRPMDVEAIAATVKKTNRAVVLEEGWELAGIGAQVVDYIQRECFDDLDAPVVRVHQADVPMPYAKNLERAAKPDLPKTIAAVKRVMYLEQ
- a CDS encoding dihydrolipoamide acetyltransferase family protein, which produces MATKVVMEALSPTMEEGRLVKWVKNEGDTVAKGEVLAEIETDKAVMELVARGEGVLRKRLLAEGETAPVGQLVGVIATADEDIGSIVASAPAAAPASSGAAAPSAAESQAPAARQEAPAAPAVARPAAPSPTPTALGTPGPDVSAPRPPEAPPIAPPAVPEENGGRPRSSPLARRLASDRGLDLGQVRGSGPGGRIIKRDIEAAMAAGPAAAPSSTPRRAAAGDYEDVPLTQIRKTIARRLTESIGPIPTFYLTMEADLTRTAELREAMLDGGDEFKVSFNDIIVKAIATALARHPEVNAHWLGDRVRQFNRVHLGMAVAIPDGLITPVLFDADRKGLGELSHEARELAAKARDRKLTPEQYTGSTFSVSNLGMFGIDQFTAIINPPEAGIIAVGAVEDKVVSLAGQIVVRKRARFTMSCDHRVIDGATGARFLQDVRRMLENSLMLVY
- the lpdA gene encoding dihydrolipoyl dehydrogenase, with translation MASYDVIFIGGGPAGYVGAIRCAQLGMSTAVVEREGLGGTCVLWGCIPAKALLESAALAMHVQHGESFGVSAGSVKLDYGVAMKRSRAVSQQNSKGVEFLFKKHKITWIKGTGRIAGKKSVAVKNADGKEESHEAKKAIVISTGSRVRGLPQAGLELNKTTVLSSDEVLVLERAPKTLAVIGAGAVGCEFADVFSAFGTQVTLIEVLPTLLPLEDGEVSAELVRSFKKRKIDVVTGAKIGSAKVAKDSVALTIDVKGESKSLTVEKVLVAAGRAPNVENIGLKEAGVQLTERGFIKIDGKMATSAEGIYAIGDVAGPPMLAHKGSREGIVFAETLAGLPHVQPVPYGNVPNATYCHPEVASVGSTEQQLKDKNIAYKVGKFPFSANGRARTAGETEGFVKILADPKYGEILGAHIIGAHATELIHELVVARENELTIEEVDLAIHAHPTLSEAIAEATLDAMGRVIHA
- the lipB gene encoding lipoyl(octanoyl) transferase LipB, translating into MPRLDVVHLGLRSYGEILELQRAVARARIAGDVDQDVLLLVEHPPVVTLGRTARAANLVATPELLAARGVERFDVERGGDVTFHGPGQLVGYPIIDLATHKKDLHWYLRQLEAALIATLAPWHIPAERNIGLTGVWTAGRKIASIGVHAREWVTWHGFALNVAVDLSYFDLMVPCGISGVVMTSMERETGARIPLGDVAAAAAAALGDVFSLEVYERSEQELTGGQSAAIKADKARP
- a CDS encoding sulfite oxidase-like oxidoreductase, giving the protein MPGLLPVVDAIPHDRNRVPPRQAVTRKWPVLHYGDVPRVDLATWRFEVSGLVEHPYTLTYDELLALPHQDTVCDIHCVTRWSRLDNHFEGIPVQDVLRRAQPKPAATHVLVHAEQGYTTNLPLSDLDRPENLLAFRHDGVELTPEHGWPLRLLVPHLYFWKSAKWVRGFELLDFDMPGFWEQNGYHMRGDPWREERYGGVHVDQVAINRYRNSSKK